One segment of Passer domesticus isolate bPasDom1 chromosome 24, bPasDom1.hap1, whole genome shotgun sequence DNA contains the following:
- the MRPS15 gene encoding small ribosomal subunit protein uS15m isoform X1 — protein sequence MLALLGRGLAAVLGRAQPGCGAVLQAARGYARPVAKKRKDIPSHLDDLPPTMLKKDYANLPVMSSVDDVVKRLLSLEMASQREKLKVKTQQLVEKVRRSPNDNGSFEVQVAILTAKIRTLEEHLQKHPKVTQGSEPTAPQDKKNRRFMLMDLDRRRKMLGYLRRVNYSTFEKTCKELGIQYSPPQPYSRRLTKRWLAKKALCIKVFQEKQKLQAAERLKQRREWQARARAAREQQEKQAQEKQAQEKQAQEGTPV from the exons atgctggcgctgctgggccgCGGCCTGGCCGccgtgctgggcagggcacagcccg GCTGCGGTGCTGTGCTCCAGGCAGCCAGGGGCTATGCCAGACCTGTGGCAAAGAAGAGGAAAG ACATCCCCAGCCATCTGGATGACCTTCCTCCCACCATGCTGAAGAAGGATTATGCCAATCTCCCAGTCATGAGCAG CGTGGATGATGTGGTGAAACggctgctgtccctggaaaTGGCAAGTCAG AGGGAGAAGTTGAAGGTAAAGACACAGCAGCTGGTGGAGAAGGTCAGGAGGTCTCCCAATGACAATGGCTCCTTTGAGGTGCAAG TTGCTATTTTGACTGCCAAGATCCGCACGCTCGAGGAGCACCTCCAGAAGCACCCCAAGGTAACTCAGGGATCTgagcccacagctcctcag GACAAAAAGAACCGCAGGTTCATGCTGATGGATCTggacaggaggaggaagatgctgGGCTACCTGCGCCGGGTCAACTACAGCACCTTTGAGAAGACCTGCAAGGAGCTGGGCATCCAGTACAGCCCCCCCCAGCCCTACAGCCGCCGCCTCACCAAGCGCTGGCTGGCCAAGAAGGCTTTGTGCATCAAG GTGTTCCAGGAGAAGCAGAAGCTGCAAGCAGCTGAGAGACTGAAGCAGAGGAGAGAGTGGCAGGCGAGAGCAAGGGCTGCACGGGAACAGCAGGAGAAGCAGGCACAGGAGAAGCAGGCACAGGAgaagcaggcacaggaggggacaCCTGTGtag
- the MRPS15 gene encoding small ribosomal subunit protein uS15m isoform X2, with amino-acid sequence MLALLGRGLAAVLGRAQPGCGAVLQAARGYARPVAKKRKDIPSHLDDLPPTMLKKDYANLPVMSSVDDVVKRLLSLEMASQREKLKVKTQQLVEKVRRSPNDNGSFEVQVAILTAKIRTLEEHLQKHPKDKKNRRFMLMDLDRRRKMLGYLRRVNYSTFEKTCKELGIQYSPPQPYSRRLTKRWLAKKALCIKVFQEKQKLQAAERLKQRREWQARARAAREQQEKQAQEKQAQEKQAQEGTPV; translated from the exons atgctggcgctgctgggccgCGGCCTGGCCGccgtgctgggcagggcacagcccg GCTGCGGTGCTGTGCTCCAGGCAGCCAGGGGCTATGCCAGACCTGTGGCAAAGAAGAGGAAAG ACATCCCCAGCCATCTGGATGACCTTCCTCCCACCATGCTGAAGAAGGATTATGCCAATCTCCCAGTCATGAGCAG CGTGGATGATGTGGTGAAACggctgctgtccctggaaaTGGCAAGTCAG AGGGAGAAGTTGAAGGTAAAGACACAGCAGCTGGTGGAGAAGGTCAGGAGGTCTCCCAATGACAATGGCTCCTTTGAGGTGCAAG TTGCTATTTTGACTGCCAAGATCCGCACGCTCGAGGAGCACCTCCAGAAGCACCCCAAG GACAAAAAGAACCGCAGGTTCATGCTGATGGATCTggacaggaggaggaagatgctgGGCTACCTGCGCCGGGTCAACTACAGCACCTTTGAGAAGACCTGCAAGGAGCTGGGCATCCAGTACAGCCCCCCCCAGCCCTACAGCCGCCGCCTCACCAAGCGCTGGCTGGCCAAGAAGGCTTTGTGCATCAAG GTGTTCCAGGAGAAGCAGAAGCTGCAAGCAGCTGAGAGACTGAAGCAGAGGAGAGAGTGGCAGGCGAGAGCAAGGGCTGCACGGGAACAGCAGGAGAAGCAGGCACAGGAGAAGCAGGCACAGGAgaagcaggcacaggaggggacaCCTGTGtag
- the OSCP1 gene encoding protein OSCP1 isoform X1, giving the protein MSVRTLPLLFLNLGGEMLYILDQRLRAQSIPGEKARKDEWTDVDRKRVMNDIISTMFNKKFMEELFKPQDLYSKKALRTVYDRLAHASIMRLNQASMDKLYDLMTMAFKYQVLLCPRPRDILLVTFNHLDAIKDFISDSPGILNQVDETFRRLIETYNCLSDGEFQLIRQTLLIFFQDMHIRVSIFLKDKVQNSNGRFVLPISGPVPWGTEVPGLIRIFNHKGVEVKRAEFTTAGNYVTPQREGSFELYGDRVLKLGTNMYSVTRPVETHMSGSSKNLASQAKENIAPNPLAKEELNFLARLLGGLDIQKPAGGESGFRLNLFTSDEEEEHAAQTRPEELSYKVINIEATQEPARRAELSRILGELDVAEPRPGSAEKGEDLLALMDGL; this is encoded by the exons ATGTCGGTGCGGACGCTGCCGCTGCTGTTCCTCAACCTGGGCGGCGAGATGCTCTACATCCTGGACCAGCGGCTGCGCGCCCAGAGCATCCCGGGCGAGAAGGCGCGCAAAG ATGAATGGACAGATGTGGACAGGAAACGAG TCATGAACGACATCATCAGCACCATGTTCAACAAAAAATTCATGGAGGAGCTGTTCAAGCCCCAGGACCTGTACTCCAAGAAAGCCCTGCGCACCGTGTACGACCGGCTGGCTCACGCCTCCATCATGAGGCTCAACCAGGCCAGCATGGACAAG CTCTACGACCTCATGACTATGGCCTTCAAATACCaagtgctgctgtgcccccGGCCCAGGGACATTCTGCTGGTCACCTTCAACCACCTGGATGCCATCAAGGATTTCATCTCCGACTCCCCTGGCATTCTGAACCAGGTGGATGAGACCTTCCGGCGGCTGATCGAG acCTACAACTGTCTCTCTGATGGTGAATTCCAGCTCATCAGACAAACACTTCTCATTTTCTTCCAGGACATGCACATCAGG GTCTCCATCTTCCTGAAGGATAAAGTGCAAAACTCCAACGGTCGCTTCGTGCTGCCAATCTCAGGGCCTGTCCCGTGGGGCACAGAGGTGCCAGGGCTCATCAG GATATTCAATCACAAAGGAGTGGAAGTTAAAAGGGCTGAGTTCACCACTGCTGGGAATTATGTCACTCCACAAAGGGAAGGATCTTTTGAGCTTTATGGAGACAGAGTCCTCAAACTTGGAACTAATAT GTACAGCGTGACCCGGCCAGTGGAGACACACATGTCAGGCTCATCCAAAAACCTGGCATCCCAGGCAAAG GAGAACATAGCTCCCAACCCTCTTGCTAAAGAAGAGCTGAACTTTTTGGCCCGGCTGCTGGGAGGTTTGGACATCCAGAAACCCGCTGGAGGCGAGTCGGGATTTCGGCTGAACTTGTTCACCAGcgacgaggaggagga GCACGCTGCACAGACCAGACCAGAGGAGTTGTCCTACAAGGTTATCAACATTGAAGCCACACAG GAGCCGGCGCGGCGGGCGGAGCTGTCCCGCATCCTGGGCGAGCTGGACGTGGCGGAGCCGCGCCCGGGCAGCGCCGAGAAGGGCGAGGACCTGCTGGCACTGATGGACGGGCTCTGA
- the OSCP1 gene encoding protein OSCP1 isoform X2, with the protein MSVRTLPLLFLNLGGEMLYILDQRLRAQSIPGEKARKVMNDIISTMFNKKFMEELFKPQDLYSKKALRTVYDRLAHASIMRLNQASMDKLYDLMTMAFKYQVLLCPRPRDILLVTFNHLDAIKDFISDSPGILNQVDETFRRLIETYNCLSDGEFQLIRQTLLIFFQDMHIRVSIFLKDKVQNSNGRFVLPISGPVPWGTEVPGLIRIFNHKGVEVKRAEFTTAGNYVTPQREGSFELYGDRVLKLGTNMYSVTRPVETHMSGSSKNLASQAKENIAPNPLAKEELNFLARLLGGLDIQKPAGGESGFRLNLFTSDEEEEHAAQTRPEELSYKVINIEATQEPARRAELSRILGELDVAEPRPGSAEKGEDLLALMDGL; encoded by the exons ATGTCGGTGCGGACGCTGCCGCTGCTGTTCCTCAACCTGGGCGGCGAGATGCTCTACATCCTGGACCAGCGGCTGCGCGCCCAGAGCATCCCGGGCGAGAAGGCGCGCAAAG TCATGAACGACATCATCAGCACCATGTTCAACAAAAAATTCATGGAGGAGCTGTTCAAGCCCCAGGACCTGTACTCCAAGAAAGCCCTGCGCACCGTGTACGACCGGCTGGCTCACGCCTCCATCATGAGGCTCAACCAGGCCAGCATGGACAAG CTCTACGACCTCATGACTATGGCCTTCAAATACCaagtgctgctgtgcccccGGCCCAGGGACATTCTGCTGGTCACCTTCAACCACCTGGATGCCATCAAGGATTTCATCTCCGACTCCCCTGGCATTCTGAACCAGGTGGATGAGACCTTCCGGCGGCTGATCGAG acCTACAACTGTCTCTCTGATGGTGAATTCCAGCTCATCAGACAAACACTTCTCATTTTCTTCCAGGACATGCACATCAGG GTCTCCATCTTCCTGAAGGATAAAGTGCAAAACTCCAACGGTCGCTTCGTGCTGCCAATCTCAGGGCCTGTCCCGTGGGGCACAGAGGTGCCAGGGCTCATCAG GATATTCAATCACAAAGGAGTGGAAGTTAAAAGGGCTGAGTTCACCACTGCTGGGAATTATGTCACTCCACAAAGGGAAGGATCTTTTGAGCTTTATGGAGACAGAGTCCTCAAACTTGGAACTAATAT GTACAGCGTGACCCGGCCAGTGGAGACACACATGTCAGGCTCATCCAAAAACCTGGCATCCCAGGCAAAG GAGAACATAGCTCCCAACCCTCTTGCTAAAGAAGAGCTGAACTTTTTGGCCCGGCTGCTGGGAGGTTTGGACATCCAGAAACCCGCTGGAGGCGAGTCGGGATTTCGGCTGAACTTGTTCACCAGcgacgaggaggagga GCACGCTGCACAGACCAGACCAGAGGAGTTGTCCTACAAGGTTATCAACATTGAAGCCACACAG GAGCCGGCGCGGCGGGCGGAGCTGTCCCGCATCCTGGGCGAGCTGGACGTGGCGGAGCCGCGCCCGGGCAGCGCCGAGAAGGGCGAGGACCTGCTGGCACTGATGGACGGGCTCTGA